The Vitis riparia cultivar Riparia Gloire de Montpellier isolate 1030 chromosome 3, EGFV_Vit.rip_1.0, whole genome shotgun sequence genome segment CTCCACAATAGATTTGCAATTAATCCACATATTAATGaactcataaaagaaatataattaatcTAGTTAACATCCAACAGTCTAACATGCACAAACAAGGCATGTAGTAACTAATCCATCAATTAGAAGACATATGCAAGGAAAAGAATTCCCCAATCTTATAACAAATCTGCATCTTACAACATTCTATTTCagtaattaattttcaatttaagtCCTCTAGCAAGGAGATATGTGGGCAAGGAAAATGCAGGGAAAAGAACCCTCTATTTTGTTCTTTGATAAAGAACACTTTTAAGCATTTACCTTCCCTTCCTTTCCCTTCATTCTTTCCTGagaaccaaacagacccatgaATCCCTAGTCATGTGAAACAACTTGCCTGGCCATTTTCTAGCTTGCCTTTATAAACCTTCCCAAAACCCCCTTCTCCAATCATGACCTTGAAACTTCTTGTTGCATTAATGAGTTGTTGAAAGGTGAAACTTTTTGCACCAGTGCCATTTTGGCTGCTTTTATCCTTGCCTTTGTTACTCACTGATCCTCCCTTCCCATGGTCTGCAACCAAATGCCAAGGAAAAGGAACTTCAGGaaatattaaaactttaataaataaataaataaataaaaatacaagcccATAACAGGAATTGCACCTCAGGCAAATCAGAATCTAAAGTACAAGTAACAGCAGCATTCTGTTTGTTTGCTAAGAAAAATCagataaaacaaaagtctaaaATTCCAACTCAATTCTTCAGGAAACGAAAACAACAGCATAAGAACagaaactattttcaatttccTGTTCTCTTTCTTAGTTTCCCCACCAAGCAAACAGTGGGCAGTGAGAGAAAAACATACCTGGAAAATCAGCGGAATGGCGCCTCTGCCCACTGCCCTCGATCATGCTGACATCATCCCTCCGAGGGCTCAAGCAAGAAAAGCAACCCATTTTCTAAAATGGACAATTGCAGCAAACCAACCACACAAAACCCTAACAGACCACACCCAGCATGAACATTCCAGAGATCCCCCAGAAACCCAAAAGCCAAAAGCCAAAAGCCAAAAAGATGAAGGGCTTAAATCATGAAAAACAGCCACTTATAAACAGAAAACACTTCGAATTTTCCCACAATAGAAGAAACCccaaatcaaagaaacaaaaacccaaaaagagAAACGCAGAAACGAGGAATCGGTATACTATAAAAGTAGTAAAAATCAGTGTGGAGGTTTTAGCAACCCCACCATTAGAGCAAGTTTTGTCGGCGTTTAAAATCTGcgaattaatattaattacagaagagatataaatatttatatttattattatggaTATGATTGTTCTTCACTTTCCTTTTGTGGGCCTGTAGTTGAAATTCAATTACTCATACACCTTGATTGTTGCAGGTCGCTCTCCGTTTCCATTGCCTTTTCCTCTCTACATTTAAACGTTGTGGAAGTGGTGGGGGAGCTCTTAGCACACTCTCAACCCCTCTCCCTCTCTCGTTCCCCTCCACTGCCCTTCTCTTTCCACTTTTTTCCCACTCTCTCCctctcctttttctctctttttccatcttttttccTGCAACTGTCAGTCATACATTGCATGAGAAGTGGCATTACAAGTGTAAAGTTTCATGGGTTTTCACCAggtttatgttatttatatagaacaAACTGAAGAAAGGGATTCAGAGCCAAATATGGGAGACTCATTGGATCAGAGCTTGGCCTTTTCTTTCTTGTAAGATCGATCAGTTTGGAATATAAAATAAGCTGTCTTACAATTATCTGGGCACTACAATCATGGGTTTCTGATGTTACAAAtgccaacttttttttttgtttttttgtttttttttgttttgcttatGGCCTAAGAATTAGGATACATTGATCTGTACAACAACCAACCTACACTATTACAACAGTCAGCCTTGGCTTGGCTTGGCTCGGCTCCACATTGAAAGAGGAACCAGCAATTCTCATCCCATGATTCTATGGTTAAACTTAatttaaaggggaaaaaatgaaaatggaaaaagaataattcaattatttctcAGAGCTGCAGAGCTAAATCAGGCTGTGTGGAGTCGACCTTGCTAGAGCTAGGAGATCCTGGAGACTGGAATCTGACGTTAAGGTCAGGGGGTACTGAATCTTGTCGCTGTTGGGGTGGCAGTCCCGGCCAGGAGGGCTGTGGATGGGGCCCTACTCGTGGGGCAGCGGCGGCCTCTCCTCCTGGATGAGGTAATAATGGGCTGCTCGAGTTGGTTGTAGTTGATTTTTCCAAGAACTTGGGATCCTCGGGGGTTAGGTTATTTCCCATCCCTGGATGGCCGAAGTTGGGGGTGGTTCGGGAGATGGCATCGAGCATCTGAGGAGCCTGGAGGTTGAACCCAGTTGGCCTGGCAGCTCCCATTGGTTTTCCCATCTGAGTTGGAATGTTGAAACCATAGGCGCCATTGAAGCCGTTCATGCCAGGATGGAGGGCAGTGGGGCCTTGATGAATTTGGAAGGGTGGTCTGGGCCTGACAGCACCAGCACTGCTATTTAGTATGCTGAACCCAGGTTGTGCATTCAATCCAATACTAGCTTCCGTGCTTCCACTGCTGGGTCCTGAAGCTTTGTTAGCAGTATTGATGAGAGGTGAGGCGGCAGCAGATGTAAGGAGAGACTTGCCCGGATGGCTAGCCAGGGCTGCGCGAGCTGAAAGCGCATTCCTCTCTGGTAAACCGATTCCTCCAGTCTTCTGTGATGGTTTATCCTCCTGAGAATCCATACTGCAAGGTATAGAATCTCCCGGGAGTGATGAGAGTGGTGTTGATGAAGGAACGAAAAGTGGCTTTGGAGGTATAACATCATTCTCTCCTACCCATCCTGGTCCAAACTTCACTCCAGGAGGCAAAGACTTTTCAATCTTCTTTGCAGCAATTTTCCAGGCAACAGGGCCCAAGTTGGAAGCAAATCGAGCCAGGCTCCTTGCATAACCATACTCTGCGTTAAGCCCCACCTGATTCATATGAGCACCCAAGTCAAATAACTGATTAAAGCAAAGGCACAGACAAGATGCCCCACATACATAGATGCACCAAAGCATAAAGCAGATGTTCAGGAATCTAGGGACAGTTCAGTGAAAGGGTCCTAGGAAATTATTATTGAACCACTGAGGACCAATCTGGCTGCTTTTTCACTTATTGGGTCAGTCTTTTGTTGAATGGCTATTTGAAGTAAAGCAAAAAATCAAGGCTCATTGCCATAGTTACGAAATTATATAGCCGAATACTCTACGTTATCTAATAGTGGATGAATTCCATCCTCCATGCAAACCAGTGACTGCTTGATTGTCCTCTTCGAAAGAATCAACTAAATAGTACATACAAAACATCAGAGAGATACATACAGGCATTAGCTGTTTCTTCTCCCCATCAAAGGTAGTCAACACAGATGGCTCTCTCCCAACAGCTATTGAAGAGGATTGTTTGTAGGTATTGCGTCTGTTCTCATCAAGTACAAATGGCTTCTTTCCATGCTTCAGGGAAATACCTTTCAAAACAGAAcctgcagaaaagtgaaaagaaaaaggaaaaaccgtCACATCTCCCTCAGAAAACTGGTAGAGATAAAAGTTAAACAAgacaaaaaggagaaaagatcAGCCAATTCTCAAGTTTCAAACCTGTAAATTCATCATGTCTCTCTAATTTCTGATCAGCAGACCAACCAGTATTACCATCACTGTAGCGGGTGCCATGCAAAGACCGGCCGAATGAATCAGCAGGACCAGATTTGTCTGAAATAAGAGCTCCCTTTCTCAGATCATGATTGGACCACATGGTGTTTTCTCCCCCAGTAGCAAGAGTTGCATCTGAGGAAAACTCTGAACCAGGCCGCTCCAAAGAAGGCCTGCCCAGAGGCTTCTTTATATTCTTGGTTGGTGGTCTACCTCTCCTTTTCGGCTCGGGCTCATTGTCATCACTATCTTGCcttaaattctcaaaattcttCTTCGCCAATTCTTGTATGGATCGTGCCTGGCAACAACATaaccaaaaattcaaagaataccCACAGATGGTCTGAAGATGGCAGGATAGAGACTACGAGTTGACTATACCTGTTTAAAATAAATGGTATCTGGGGCATTGTACTGCATGGCATTTGAACAGATCAAGAAAACATCTTTCTGCAAATGCAATCAAAATCTCAATTAATTAGACTAAAATTCCAGTATTCTTGCAAACTTCAAACATAAACATCAAGAATGTCTTTGTAGAATCCTTGTATTAAGATATCAGCctaattcattttcaatatacCCCGCAAGTTTATGGCAAACTAAAAATGTCAATCACAGAAAATTATCTCctcaaaaaaggggaaaaaagtaGAGAGAAATTTCCAAATcatcaaatgaataaaaaaaattttactctTATCCGTTTCTTCAACAACTTATCAAAGGACGAGCTTATTGCAGAAAACAGTCATTCCATAAATAGTAATCAAAATCAGAACAATCTACTATGAATTATACAATTGGATGGTCAATAGGAGTACACATAATAGACAATTGACAGCTGAACCCACAAGATGATCTCAACAACTAGTTACAGTGTAATCAAGTCATTCTAAACAACAAAGAAATACACTTCAAACAGTTCTATGAAATATTTGTTGAACTAtgccaaaaaaagaaatgatgcTTCGAGCAGGGGCTCAGcaaatttaaatatcattaaGAGAAAAACACCTAAGAAAGAGAAAGTGCAATCAAGTAACAGATAGTATACAAAGGGCACCATGAAGCACAGaggagttaaaaataaaataaaataaaaatagcacTACCCATTTCCCAAACAATTGATACCACCAATATATGGCCTATTTGGAAAGAAAACATGCAGAGTGTCACTGGACCTCCCAACCCCTCTCCCCACGTTGAGCAGGCACACAAACAGACGAGGAGAGGTGTTAAGCAGTGTGTTGGCAGCTATGGCATTCGACTATTACAGTAATTGCCTATGTTCTTGCTATAACATTCAACTATTACAGCACATCTGCAACATTGCTGTAGCTGCCATACAGGATGTGCACTAAATAGATGGTTTTAAAATTGCATGAGGTGATCAAAGAAGTGGGGCCATGAATGGATGCCAACAGATGGTGAAAGAAGACAACAATGATCTCATGTCTCAAAAGAGCCATATTACATAACAAAAATAACGTAGATTATCATCAGCAAGTGTGTCCTTGTCAAGAGCATGAATATACAACAGGAAGAATCTCAcaaatgaatggaaaaaaataacgTCTAGAAAAGGTCACCATATAGGAAGAAAGTAAGTATAAATAGTGCTTTAAAGGTTTCAATGATACAAAGATTAAAATTCTATAGTACATGTCTACATATTTTCAATATCAACAATAAATAACTAATAAGCATcccaacaaataaatatttgaattggTAAGCATCTAACAATCTTTTTTGTTTATAGGCAAACACACAAAAAGCATATATTAGAATAGGGCACCTTGAGGCTGACCCaaaagcatacaaggagtatacaagagGCACCAAAATCTAAAGTTTTAAATGCATATAATTAGTAATATGGAAAGAATGTGAGGTAAGACTTGCTCGGTGATCCAGTTTGAACCTATGTTATATGGCACTCCTAAGTATGTGAAGTGCCTGTGTTGGACATTGACATAACAAGGGTTTCAGTGTGGTACATGTCCAGAATGCCTATCGGTCATATATGTATCCTACAAGAGTGttcaatgaaaaaatgaataaaaaaaagaagaaaagaaaactgacAAATAAACTCATATTTCCTTGTCACACTAGACTCATAGTTGGCATTccatcctaattaattatacgCCTCAATATGACCTAGGGGATATaacaagaaaaagggaaattcAACTATTTCATCACACCATGTTTCTTAATATCTAGGGATTAAACAAATTTGACACTTAGACAACCACCCGACACCAGTACTCAAGTTACTGAAACACGGTTTTGACAAGAGCTAGCCTAACCATTTTGCTTGTTTAGGTTTCAGAGGTTGCTTGTAAGTTCCAAGTGCCATAATTGTACTCTCTAAATTTGCAAAATAAGAGAGAAGGTAATGGAAGGGAAAAAGACACCTTAGAATAATCTGAATTAGCTATTTGAGTATTGTGGATGCCCTATTAGGTGCACCCTTCACAAACTTCCGACTGTCAGGAAGTAACTTCAGccataaataagaataaattaatctTGTGAAGCGAAAAATACAACCTCACTAAGAATTTTAAGCTCACCCCAGATAAAGTCCCCAGAAGTAATGATTGTTGAATATACCATACTTGGAGCTGATACaagttgatagttttttttttagtaacaATAGAACATAACCAATGCACAATACTGTTGGAACTCTGAAGTATCTAAAGTCAAACCAACCTCACCTAAATATGAAGGTTCATCAAAGATCAAGTTAGATCAGATCCATCAGGTAAGCAATTAATTCATTCTACAATTTATATTGCTTTGCCTTACATAATTCCTCAATTATATTGCCCGTTAATCCCGCATAATAGAAGTGCGTTGTTTACAAATAATGCACCAATATATGGGAGTACAAatgacttataaaaaaaaaaaaacagaacaaCTAGCAATAAATATGTAATagaaattatcacatgcattaATCCTGCTTAACATAAATGTGTTGTCTACAAATAATGCACCAATAAATGGGAATAGAGGCACCAATGACCACGTGTCGAAAGCCAATTTTGACCTCAAACACTTACAAAAGAATCTCACCATTACTTactaaaaatatgtaaaaagaaCAAGTGTTTCATGCCTTTTTTCTATGTAATCTATTATAACCATAATTGTTA includes the following:
- the LOC117910492 gene encoding bromodomain-containing protein DDB_G0270170-like codes for the protein MGKVVEEKKKKKKGRPSLLDLQKRSIKQEQEQEQLQQQKQNSNSNPNPNLKSSTVSSTPVRRSTRRNPNPDPEEDENDTVAAAEDEEELSGRRREKKLKLVLRLPSQLNSASLNSASCGSDSNAEEENVPASHKKRKINAIGDGSGHVDSEKAEKPISGASNQQGTELDDGPATPLPDKKLLVFVLDRLQKKDSYGVFSEPVDPKELPDYHEVIEHPMDFGTVRKNLAGGAYASLEQFEKDVFLICSNAMQYNAPDTIYFKQARSIQELAKKNFENLRQDSDDNEPEPKRRGRPPTKNIKKPLGRPSLERPGSEFSSDATLATGGENTMWSNHDLRKGALISDKSGPADSFGRSLHGTRYSDGNTGWSADQKLERHDEFTGSVLKGISLKHGKKPFVLDENRRNTYKQSSSIAVGREPSVLTTFDGEKKQLMPVGLNAEYGYARSLARFASNLGPVAWKIAAKKIEKSLPPGVKFGPGWVGENDVIPPKPLFVPSSTPLSSLPGDSIPCSMDSQEDKPSQKTGGIGLPERNALSARAALASHPGKSLLTSAAASPLINTANKASGPSSGSTEASIGLNAQPGFSILNSSAGAVRPRPPFQIHQGPTALHPGMNGFNGAYGFNIPTQMGKPMGAARPTGFNLQAPQMLDAISRTTPNFGHPGMGNNLTPEDPKFLEKSTTTNSSSPLLPHPGGEAAAAPRVGPHPQPSWPGLPPQQRQDSVPPDLNVRFQSPGSPSSSKVDSTQPDLALQL